The following proteins come from a genomic window of Halomarina ordinaria:
- the srp19 gene encoding signal recognition particle subunit SRP19 gives MVENVIWPAALDANCSRSEGRRVSLELAVEDPTVDEIARAVKQVGYDAVIERNKTYSREYEPRGRVLVQNADDAGKSDLLQAVAAYVGALRA, from the coding sequence ATGGTCGAGAACGTCATCTGGCCCGCCGCCCTCGACGCGAACTGCTCCCGGAGTGAGGGGCGGCGCGTCTCGCTCGAACTCGCCGTCGAGGACCCGACGGTCGACGAGATAGCCCGCGCCGTCAAACAGGTCGGCTACGACGCCGTCATCGAGCGGAACAAGACCTACTCCCGCGAGTACGAACCCCGCGGACGCGTACTGGTCCAGAACGCCGACGACGCGGGCAAGAGCGACCTCCTGCAGGCCGTCGCCGCCTACGTCGGTGCCCTCCGGGCATGA
- a CDS encoding H/ACA ribonucleoprotein complex subunit GAR1, whose amino-acid sequence MKRVGEVVRTAQGLLVVRSPDDSHPGIGAGVLDENLDSVGRVVDVFGPVSRPYVAVTPESDVTPALLLGDALYTR is encoded by the coding sequence ATGAAGCGCGTCGGCGAGGTGGTCCGGACCGCGCAGGGACTGCTCGTCGTCCGGTCGCCGGACGACTCTCACCCCGGCATCGGCGCCGGCGTCCTCGACGAGAACCTCGACAGCGTCGGCCGCGTCGTCGACGTGTTCGGCCCGGTCTCGCGGCCCTACGTCGCCGTCACCCCCGAGTCGGACGTCACGCCGGCGTTGCTGCTCGGCGACGCGCTGTACACCCGCTGA
- a CDS encoding PGF-CTERM-anchored ABC transporter substrate-binding protein: MRTRLFVVLAVLLVGLAPASAAPASATQQDQTECSFPLSATDATGANVTVEEEPERIVALQASTAQILWDIGAKEKVVGMPVQPYTAYLNGSEERTDVTTEEGAVDVEQVVALEPDVVIAPGAIADEQIEQLRDADVTVYKFASDNSVESIYDQIRLVGQLSGECEGADETATEMQEEVERIEDAVADEDRPSVLYTFYGFTAGNGTFIDNVITAAGGQNVAAEAGVEGYQEISEEQVVDQDPEWVVVPSDAPLPNGTAYESTTAYQENQTLTVDANLMNQAGPRVVQPMGELAEAFHPEAMAQAGDANATDTNGTDANATNDTANESGANESDGEDGSGAFGPGFGVAAAAVALVAGALLTLRRS, encoded by the coding sequence ATGCGTACACGGCTCTTCGTCGTGCTCGCGGTCCTGCTCGTCGGGTTGGCCCCGGCGAGTGCGGCCCCCGCGAGCGCGACCCAGCAGGACCAGACCGAGTGTTCCTTCCCGCTCAGCGCCACCGACGCGACCGGGGCGAACGTGACCGTCGAGGAGGAACCCGAGCGTATCGTCGCGCTCCAAGCGAGCACCGCCCAGATCCTCTGGGACATCGGCGCGAAGGAGAAGGTCGTCGGGATGCCCGTCCAGCCCTACACGGCCTACCTGAACGGCTCCGAGGAGCGAACCGACGTCACCACCGAGGAGGGCGCCGTCGACGTCGAACAGGTCGTCGCGCTCGAACCGGACGTCGTCATCGCCCCGGGGGCCATCGCCGACGAGCAGATAGAACAACTGCGCGACGCGGACGTCACCGTCTACAAGTTCGCCTCCGACAACAGCGTCGAGAGCATCTACGACCAGATTCGCCTCGTCGGGCAACTGAGCGGCGAGTGCGAGGGCGCCGACGAGACGGCTACCGAGATGCAGGAGGAGGTCGAGCGTATCGAGGACGCCGTCGCGGACGAGGACCGGCCCTCCGTCCTCTACACGTTCTACGGCTTCACCGCCGGCAACGGCACCTTCATCGACAACGTCATCACGGCCGCAGGCGGCCAGAACGTCGCCGCCGAGGCCGGTGTCGAGGGGTACCAGGAGATCAGCGAGGAACAGGTCGTCGACCAGGACCCCGAGTGGGTCGTGGTGCCGAGCGACGCGCCCCTCCCCAACGGGACGGCCTACGAGAGCACCACCGCCTACCAGGAGAACCAGACGCTCACCGTCGACGCCAACCTGATGAACCAGGCCGGCCCGCGCGTGGTCCAACCCATGGGCGAACTCGCCGAGGCGTTCCACCCCGAGGCGATGGCGCAGGCGGGTGACGCGAACGCCACCGACACGAACGGCACCGACGCGAACGCGACGAACGACACCGCCAACGAGTCCGGCGCGAACGAGAGCGACGGCGAGGACGGGTCCGGCGCGTTCGGTCCCGGCTTCGGCGTCGCTGCCGCCGCCGTGGCGCTCGTCGCCGGCGCGCTGTTGACGCTCCGGCGGTCGTAA
- a CDS encoding presenilin family intramembrane aspartyl protease PSH — MNRRAAVAAGATVLIFLLVQVGAVALVGPFVDAGYQTVEDPSDPTNSLLYLGAILVATGVMLAAFKFGVDALIRLLVVFSGGLLSYYVFSVLLPPVAVVGGASALAVVASGLLVVALLVHPEWYVIDAAGVVMGIGGAALFGISFGLLPAIVLLTVLAVYDAVSVYGTEHMLTLASGVMDLRVPVVLVVPLSLDYSFLEESGSERVEGATDGGDSSVEGREDGPTGDDEPASAPERDAFFIGLGDAVIPTVIVASAAFFLDTPSLGVPGLPALTLPALTAMVGTLCGLLVLVRMVMAGRAHAGLPLLNGGAIGGYLVGALAAGVPLATAFGL; from the coding sequence ATGAACAGACGGGCCGCCGTCGCCGCGGGCGCGACGGTACTCATCTTCCTCCTGGTACAGGTCGGGGCGGTGGCGCTGGTCGGGCCGTTCGTCGACGCCGGCTACCAGACCGTCGAGGACCCGAGCGACCCGACGAACAGCCTCCTCTACCTCGGTGCCATCCTCGTCGCGACGGGCGTGATGCTCGCCGCGTTCAAGTTCGGCGTCGACGCGCTCATCCGCCTGCTGGTCGTCTTCTCCGGCGGCCTGCTCTCGTACTACGTCTTCTCCGTCCTCCTGCCGCCCGTCGCGGTGGTCGGCGGTGCGAGCGCCCTCGCCGTCGTCGCCTCCGGCCTGCTCGTCGTCGCCCTCCTCGTCCACCCCGAGTGGTACGTCATCGACGCGGCCGGCGTCGTGATGGGCATCGGGGGGGCCGCCCTGTTCGGCATCAGTTTCGGGCTGTTGCCCGCCATCGTCCTGCTCACCGTGCTCGCGGTGTACGACGCCGTCAGCGTCTACGGCACCGAGCACATGCTCACCCTCGCCTCCGGCGTGATGGACCTGCGCGTCCCCGTCGTCCTCGTCGTCCCGCTCTCGCTCGACTACTCCTTCCTGGAGGAGAGCGGGAGCGAGCGCGTCGAGGGGGCGACCGACGGGGGCGACTCGTCGGTCGAGGGACGCGAGGACGGTCCCACCGGGGACGACGAACCCGCGAGCGCCCCCGAGCGCGACGCCTTCTTCATCGGCCTGGGCGACGCCGTCATCCCGACGGTCATCGTCGCCAGCGCGGCGTTCTTCCTCGACACCCCGTCGCTCGGCGTCCCCGGCCTCCCGGCGCTGACCCTCCCGGCGCTCACCGCGATGGTGGGCACGCTCTGCGGCCTGCTGGTGCTCGTCAGGATGGTGATGGCGGGGCGGGCGCACGCCGGCCTCCCCCTGCTCAACGGCGGCGCCATCGGCGGCTACCTCGTCGGTGCGCTGGCCGCCGGCGTTCCGCTCGCGACCGCGTTCGGGCTCTGA